A genomic window from Streptomyces mirabilis includes:
- a CDS encoding ABC transporter substrate-binding protein — MFNRNPCLRHLAAVTSITLVAGCGVLSSASSGDKGPIVVGTTSAPSTLDPAASWDGSWELFRNIYQTLLSYPSGATTPEPDAAQSCGFADTSNLVYRCELRADMKFSDGDPLDARAVKYSIDRIKKINLPGGPAGLLGSLDRIQVLNARELVFHLNKSDATFPFVLATPAMSIVDPDDYPAHALRKDGKVFGSGPYSLRSYEDGKQAELVRNDHYKGFAELKNDAVTIRYFQDSGQMVDALKDKKIDVTFRGLASKDIVSLRSKGADSGLQLVEGAGMEISYLVFNPKDPWAKKLAVRKAVAQVVDRAAIAHKIYKDTVDPLYSMVPAGLTGHTTGFFDDYGDPSPSKARQILSQAGISERVPLTLWYTTDRYGSETAPEFQEIKRQLEDSGLFRVSLNGRPWKTYEEGYRKGEYPVFGRGWFPDFPDAENFIAPFVGRQNALGTPYPAPRITDTLLPASRRESDRGAVVKEFEAAQQILVDDARLLPLWQGKQFVAASEEISGGEQALDPSTIMMMWELHRKTSW; from the coding sequence GTGTTCAACCGGAACCCATGTCTGCGGCATCTGGCGGCGGTCACGTCCATCACCCTGGTGGCCGGGTGCGGCGTCCTGTCCTCGGCGTCGTCCGGCGACAAGGGACCGATCGTCGTGGGCACCACCAGCGCCCCGAGCACGCTGGATCCGGCCGCCTCCTGGGACGGCTCCTGGGAACTGTTCCGCAACATCTACCAGACGCTGCTGAGCTACCCCTCCGGGGCCACCACGCCCGAGCCCGACGCCGCCCAGAGCTGTGGGTTCGCGGACACCTCGAACCTCGTGTACCGCTGCGAGCTGCGCGCCGACATGAAGTTCTCCGACGGCGACCCCTTGGACGCCCGGGCCGTCAAGTACTCCATCGACCGGATCAAGAAGATCAACCTGCCCGGCGGCCCCGCAGGCCTCCTCGGCAGCCTCGACCGGATCCAGGTACTGAACGCGCGCGAACTCGTCTTCCACCTGAACAAATCGGACGCGACCTTCCCGTTCGTCCTCGCCACCCCGGCCATGTCGATCGTCGACCCCGACGACTACCCCGCGCACGCGCTGCGCAAGGACGGCAAGGTCTTCGGGTCCGGGCCGTACAGCCTGCGCTCCTACGAGGACGGCAAGCAGGCCGAACTCGTCAGGAACGACCACTACAAGGGCTTCGCCGAGCTCAAGAACGACGCGGTCACGATCCGCTACTTCCAGGACTCGGGGCAGATGGTCGACGCCCTCAAGGACAAGAAGATCGACGTCACGTTCCGTGGTCTGGCCTCCAAGGACATCGTCTCGCTCCGGAGCAAGGGGGCTGACAGCGGACTGCAGCTCGTCGAGGGCGCGGGCATGGAGATCAGCTACCTCGTGTTCAACCCGAAGGATCCGTGGGCCAAGAAGCTCGCGGTGCGCAAGGCGGTCGCCCAGGTCGTCGACCGTGCGGCGATCGCGCACAAGATCTACAAGGACACGGTCGACCCGCTGTACTCCATGGTCCCCGCGGGCCTGACCGGTCACACCACGGGCTTTTTCGACGACTACGGGGACCCCAGTCCGTCCAAGGCCCGGCAGATCCTCTCGCAGGCGGGCATCTCCGAGCGCGTCCCGCTCACCCTCTGGTACACCACGGACCGCTACGGCTCCGAGACCGCCCCGGAGTTCCAGGAGATCAAGAGGCAGCTCGAGGACTCCGGTCTGTTCCGCGTGTCGCTCAACGGACGCCCCTGGAAGACCTACGAGGAGGGCTACCGCAAGGGCGAGTACCCGGTGTTCGGGCGCGGCTGGTTCCCCGACTTCCCGGACGCCGAGAACTTCATCGCGCCCTTCGTGGGCCGGCAGAACGCGCTCGGCACGCCCTATCCGGCTCCCCGGATCACCGACACTCTGCTGCCCGCCTCGCGCCGCGAGAGCGACCGTGGAGCGGTGGTCAAGGAGTTCGAGGCGGCCCAGCAGATCCTCGTCGACGACGCACGGCTGCTGCCGCTGTGGCAGGGCAAGCAGTTCGTGGCGGCGAGTGAGGAGATCTCGGGCGGGGAGCAGGCGCTGGACCCCTCGACGATCATGATGATGTGGGAGCTGCACCGCAAGACCAGCTGGTAG
- the purU gene encoding formyltetrahydrofolate deformylase has protein sequence MSPRPQPGREFVLTLSCPDQAGLVHAVTTFLVSHSGNILESQQFNDRLQDRFFMRVHFGVSDPDVSLEDLRTGFGPVGQAYGISWRLHDASTPTRTLIMVSKFGHCLNDLLFRKSTGALNIEIPAIVSNHRDFEPLAQTYGVPFHHIPVTKETKAEAEARLLSLVDELDIDLVVLARYMQILSDDLCKQLDGRAINIHHSFLPSFKGARPYVQAHQRGVKLVGATAHYVTPDLDEGPIIEQDVVRVDHSRAPDELVTIGRDVEAHVLSRAVEWHSESRVLTNGSCTVVFR, from the coding sequence ATGTCCCCTCGACCACAGCCCGGCCGCGAGTTCGTCCTCACCCTTTCGTGCCCCGACCAGGCCGGCCTCGTCCACGCCGTGACCACCTTTCTCGTGAGCCACTCCGGAAACATCCTGGAGAGCCAGCAGTTCAACGACCGGCTGCAGGACCGCTTCTTCATGCGGGTGCACTTCGGCGTCTCGGATCCCGACGTCTCGCTGGAGGACCTGCGCACCGGGTTCGGCCCGGTCGGCCAGGCGTACGGGATCAGCTGGCGGCTGCACGACGCCTCGACCCCGACGCGAACCCTGATCATGGTGTCGAAGTTCGGCCACTGCCTGAACGACCTGCTCTTCCGCAAATCCACGGGCGCGCTCAACATCGAGATCCCGGCGATCGTCTCCAATCACCGCGACTTCGAGCCGCTGGCGCAGACCTACGGTGTCCCCTTCCACCACATCCCGGTGACGAAGGAGACCAAGGCGGAGGCCGAGGCGCGACTGCTGAGCCTCGTCGACGAACTGGACATCGACCTCGTGGTCCTCGCCCGCTACATGCAGATCCTCTCCGACGACCTGTGCAAGCAGCTCGACGGACGGGCCATCAACATCCACCACTCCTTCCTGCCGAGCTTCAAGGGAGCACGGCCGTACGTCCAGGCTCACCAGCGAGGCGTCAAGCTCGTCGGGGCCACGGCGCACTACGTCACGCCCGACCTCGACGAGGGCCCGATCATCGAGCAGGACGTCGTCCGCGTGGACCACTCGCGCGCCCCCGACGAGCTGGTCACCATCGGCCGGGACGTCGAGGCCCATGTGCTCTCCCGCGCCGTGGAGTGGCACAGCGAGAGCCGCGTGCTGACCAACGGGAGTTGCACCGTGGTCTTCCGCTGA
- a CDS encoding uracil-DNA glycosylase, with translation MTDTAMLPESWRGVLGDELQQPYFKELTEFVEEERANGPVYPPREEVFAALEATPYERVKVLILGQDPYHGEGQGHGLCFSVRPGVKTPPSLRNIYKEMKEELGTPIPDNGYLMPWAEQGVLLLNAVLTVRSGEANSHKGKGWEKFTDAVIRAVADRPDPAVFVLWGNYAQKKLPLIDEKRHIVVKGAHPSPLSAKKFFGSRPFTQINEAVAGQGHEPIDWRIPNLG, from the coding sequence GTGACCGACACCGCCATGCTGCCCGAGTCCTGGCGCGGCGTCCTGGGTGACGAACTGCAGCAGCCCTACTTCAAGGAACTCACCGAGTTCGTCGAGGAGGAGCGCGCCAACGGTCCCGTCTACCCTCCGCGCGAGGAGGTCTTCGCGGCGCTGGAGGCGACTCCGTACGAGCGGGTGAAGGTACTGATCCTCGGCCAGGACCCGTACCACGGCGAGGGCCAGGGCCACGGCCTGTGCTTCTCGGTCCGCCCGGGGGTGAAGACCCCGCCCTCGCTGCGCAACATCTACAAGGAGATGAAGGAGGAGCTGGGCACCCCGATCCCGGACAACGGCTATCTGATGCCGTGGGCCGAGCAGGGCGTCCTGCTGCTGAACGCGGTGCTGACCGTGCGCTCCGGTGAGGCCAACTCGCACAAGGGCAAGGGCTGGGAGAAGTTCACGGACGCGGTGATCCGTGCCGTGGCCGACCGGCCCGACCCGGCGGTCTTCGTCCTGTGGGGGAACTACGCGCAGAAGAAGCTCCCGCTCATCGACGAGAAGCGGCACATCGTGGTGAAGGGCGCGCACCCGTCGCCCCTCTCCGCGAAGAAGTTCTTCGGCTCCCGCCCCTTCACGCAGATCAACGAGGCGGTCGCCGGGCAGGGCCACGAGCCGATCGACTGGCGGATTCCGAACCTCGGCTGA
- a CDS encoding integrase, protein MLEAGEPVVSLARWFGHSSPAITLGYYAHFMPEAGSKRRTAIDGLLGERGDRHAGRNSPDSPQAR, encoded by the coding sequence ATGCTGGAGGCCGGAGAGCCCGTCGTGTCCTTGGCGCGGTGGTTCGGGCACTCCTCGCCCGCGATCACCCTCGGTTACTATGCTCACTTCATGCCGGAGGCCGGAAGCAAGAGGCGCACCGCCATCGACGGACTGCTTGGGGAGCGGGGAGATCGGCATGCCGGTCGAAACTCCCCAGATTCTCCCCAGGCCCGTTGA
- a CDS encoding tetratricopeptide repeat protein: MAEQQEQAAPDAMMTRIGQVVMLHHGGDREEARGRFLDLWGEIGEDGDPLHRCTLAHYLADTQDDPADELAWDLRALSAAEELTDGDVAERHRSVAVRAFYPSLHLNLAADYVKLGRSEAARSHLRHARGAAGALGNDRYGDGVRAAIGRLELRLDGTGPSHGGPGEDPGSVEGPGTVERPGPFGGSGGETLGPPRQRP, translated from the coding sequence GTGGCGGAGCAACAGGAGCAGGCGGCGCCGGACGCCATGATGACCCGGATCGGCCAGGTCGTCATGCTGCACCACGGTGGTGACCGTGAGGAGGCTCGGGGGCGTTTCCTGGATCTGTGGGGGGAGATCGGCGAGGACGGCGACCCCCTGCACCGCTGCACCCTGGCGCACTACCTGGCGGACACGCAGGACGACCCCGCGGACGAACTGGCCTGGGACCTGCGGGCGTTGTCGGCGGCCGAGGAACTCACCGACGGCGACGTCGCCGAGCGTCACCGGTCGGTCGCGGTGCGCGCGTTCTACCCGTCGCTGCACCTGAACCTCGCGGCCGACTATGTGAAACTCGGCCGCTCCGAAGCCGCCCGCAGCCATCTGCGCCATGCCCGGGGCGCGGCGGGAGCCCTCGGGAACGACCGTTACGGGGACGGCGTACGCGCGGCGATCGGCCGTCTGGAGCTGAGACTCGACGGGACGGGCCCGTCGCACGGAGGGCCGGGGGAGGATCCCGGCTCCGTCGAGGGGCCCGGCACTGTCGAGCGGCCCGGTCCCTTCGGCGGGTCCGGAGGGGAGACCCTCGGGCCGCCGAGACAGCGCCCCTAG
- a CDS encoding SDR family oxidoreductase, translated as MTTLPELSGKVALITGASRGIGYGIAEALVARGDRVCITGRNEDALKEAVEALGADRVIGVAGKAHDLAHQATVVERTMEAFGRVDYLVNNAGTNPVFGPMADLDLDVARKVFETNVISALGFAQLTWKAWQSENGGAIVNIASVAGISPSPFIGAYGMSKAAMINLTVQLAHEFAPKVRVNAIAPAVVKTKFAQALYEGREAEAAASYPLGRLGVPSDIGGAAAFLTSSQSDWITGQTLVVDGGIFLNAGVG; from the coding sequence ATGACCACACTCCCCGAACTCTCCGGCAAGGTCGCGCTCATCACGGGCGCGAGCCGCGGCATCGGTTACGGCATCGCGGAGGCCCTCGTCGCGCGCGGTGACCGCGTGTGCATCACGGGCCGCAACGAGGACGCCCTGAAGGAGGCCGTCGAGGCACTCGGTGCCGACCGTGTCATCGGCGTCGCCGGCAAGGCTCACGACCTGGCCCACCAGGCCACGGTCGTCGAGCGCACCATGGAGGCCTTCGGCCGCGTCGACTACCTGGTCAACAACGCCGGTACGAACCCCGTGTTCGGCCCGATGGCCGACCTGGACCTGGACGTGGCACGCAAGGTCTTCGAGACCAACGTCATCTCGGCGCTCGGCTTCGCCCAGCTGACCTGGAAGGCCTGGCAGAGCGAGAACGGCGGCGCGATCGTCAACATCGCGTCCGTCGCCGGCATCTCCCCGTCGCCCTTCATCGGTGCGTACGGCATGAGCAAGGCCGCCATGATCAACCTGACCGTGCAGCTGGCGCACGAGTTCGCGCCCAAGGTGCGGGTCAACGCGATCGCGCCTGCCGTCGTCAAGACCAAGTTCGCGCAGGCCCTGTACGAAGGCCGGGAGGCGGAGGCCGCCGCGTCCTACCCGCTCGGCCGGCTCGGTGTGCCCTCCGACATCGGAGGCGCCGCCGCCTTCCTCACCTCGTCGCAGTCGGACTGGATCACCGGTCAGACGCTCGTCGTCGACGGCGGCATCTTCCTGAACGCAGGAGTGGGCTGA
- a CDS encoding DinB family protein, translated as MTKQRTEPATNADERSMLEGWLDYHRETLEMKCAGLDDAQLRTASVEPSELSLLGLVRHMAEVERGWFRKVLVGDDPGPIYCSEEDRDGEFHLTDADTWDEAYATWQAEIGIARRNAARFALDDACEGRSKFTDGPINLRWIYTHMIEEYARHNGHADLIRERIDGATGE; from the coding sequence ATGACGAAGCAGCGCACCGAACCCGCGACCAACGCCGACGAACGGTCCATGCTGGAGGGCTGGCTCGACTACCACCGCGAGACCCTGGAGATGAAGTGCGCGGGCCTCGACGACGCCCAGCTCAGGACCGCCTCGGTCGAGCCCTCCGAGTTGTCCCTGCTGGGTCTGGTGCGGCACATGGCGGAGGTGGAGCGTGGCTGGTTCCGCAAGGTTCTGGTGGGCGACGATCCGGGGCCGATCTACTGCAGCGAGGAGGACCGGGACGGAGAGTTCCATCTCACCGACGCGGACACCTGGGACGAGGCGTACGCCACCTGGCAGGCCGAGATCGGGATCGCCCGGCGCAACGCGGCTCGTTTCGCGCTGGACGACGCCTGCGAGGGCAGGAGCAAGTTCACCGATGGCCCCATCAACCTGCGGTGGATCTACACCCACATGATCGAGGAGTACGCGCGTCACAACGGTCACGCGGATCTCATCCGGGAACGGATCGACGGCGCCACGGGTGAGTGA
- the glyA gene encoding serine hydroxymethyltransferase, giving the protein MTLFNQPLRELDPAVAAAVDAELHRQQSTLEMIASENFAPVAVMEAQGSVLTNKYAEGYPGRRYYGGCEHVDVAERIAIDRVKELFGAEYANVQPHSGASANQAALFALAQPGDTILGLDLAHGGHLTHGMKINFSGKQFHVVAYHVDTETGLIDMDELEQLAKEHRPKVIIAGWSAYPRQLDFAAFRRIADEVGAYLWVDMAHFAGLVAAGLHPNPVEYADVVTSTTHKTLGGPRGGIILAKQAFAKKLNSSVFPGFQGGPLEHVIAAKAVSFKVAASEEFRERQRRTVEGARILAERLTAADAREAGVDVLSGGTDVHLILVDLRASELDGQQAEDRLHEVGITVNRNAVPNDPRPPMVTSGLRIGTPALATRGFTAQDFTEVADVIAEALKPSCDAEALKTRVKALADKHPLYPGL; this is encoded by the coding sequence ATGACCCTCTTCAACCAGCCCCTGCGCGAGCTGGACCCGGCCGTCGCCGCCGCGGTCGACGCCGAGCTGCACCGTCAGCAGTCCACCCTGGAGATGATCGCCTCGGAGAACTTCGCTCCGGTCGCGGTCATGGAGGCCCAGGGCTCGGTCCTGACCAACAAGTACGCCGAGGGCTACCCGGGCCGCCGCTACTACGGCGGCTGCGAGCACGTCGACGTGGCCGAGCGGATCGCGATCGACCGGGTCAAGGAGCTGTTCGGCGCCGAGTACGCCAACGTCCAGCCGCACTCGGGTGCCTCCGCGAACCAGGCCGCGCTCTTCGCGCTGGCCCAGCCCGGCGACACCATCCTCGGCCTGGACCTGGCCCACGGCGGCCACCTCACCCACGGCATGAAGATCAACTTCTCGGGCAAGCAGTTCCACGTGGTCGCCTACCACGTGGACACCGAGACCGGTCTGATCGACATGGACGAGCTGGAGCAGCTGGCCAAGGAGCACCGGCCGAAGGTGATCATCGCGGGCTGGTCGGCGTACCCGCGTCAGCTGGACTTCGCCGCGTTCCGCCGGATCGCCGACGAGGTCGGGGCGTACCTGTGGGTCGACATGGCGCACTTCGCGGGCCTGGTCGCGGCCGGGCTCCACCCGAACCCGGTGGAGTACGCGGACGTCGTCACGTCCACGACGCACAAGACGCTCGGCGGCCCGCGCGGCGGCATCATCCTGGCGAAGCAGGCGTTCGCGAAGAAGCTGAACTCCTCGGTCTTCCCGGGCTTCCAGGGCGGTCCCCTGGAGCACGTGATCGCGGCGAAGGCGGTGTCCTTCAAGGTGGCGGCCTCGGAGGAGTTCAGGGAGCGGCAGCGCCGTACGGTCGAGGGCGCGCGGATCCTCGCCGAGCGTCTGACGGCCGCCGACGCCCGTGAGGCCGGGGTCGACGTGCTGTCCGGCGGCACGGACGTGCACCTGATCCTGGTCGACCTGCGCGCCTCCGAGCTGGACGGGCAGCAGGCCGAGGACCGCCTCCACGAGGTCGGCATCACGGTCAACCGCAACGCCGTCCCCAACGACCCCCGCCCGCCGATGGTCACCTCCGGCCTGCGCATCGGCACCCCCGCCCTCGCCACCCGCGGCTTCACCGCCCAGGACTTCACCGAGGTCGCCGACGTCATCGCCGAGGCGCTCAAGCCGTCGTGCGATGCGGAGGCCCTCAAGACCCGGGTCAAGGCCCTGGCGGACAAGCACCCGCTCTACCCCGGCCTGTAA
- a CDS encoding Gfo/Idh/MocA family oxidoreductase, producing MKVGCIGLGDIARKAYLPVLGVQPGVELHLQTRTPATLARVGDSLRLPPEQRHTDLSDLLAQNLDAAFVHAATVAHPEIVTRLLEAGVPTFVDKPLAYELADSERLVRLAEERNVSLAVGFNRRHAPGYTQCADHPRDLILMQKNRIGLPEDVRTMVLDDFIHVVDTLRFLAPGPIDDVSVRARVEGGLVHHVVLQLAGDGFTALGVMNRLSGSAEEILEVSGQDTKRQVVNLAEVIDHKGQPSVRRRGDWVPVARQRGIEQSVLAFLDAVRVGKVLSARDALATHELCERVVRAVQERSAGS from the coding sequence GTGAAGGTCGGCTGCATCGGACTCGGCGACATCGCGCGGAAGGCGTACCTGCCGGTGCTCGGTGTCCAGCCGGGGGTCGAGCTGCATCTGCAGACGCGGACGCCCGCGACGCTGGCCCGGGTCGGCGACAGCCTCCGCCTGCCGCCGGAGCAGCGGCACACCGACCTGTCGGATCTGCTGGCGCAGAACCTCGACGCGGCGTTCGTGCACGCGGCGACCGTCGCGCACCCCGAGATCGTGACGCGGCTGCTGGAAGCGGGCGTGCCGACCTTCGTCGACAAGCCGCTCGCGTACGAACTCGCCGACTCCGAGCGTCTGGTGCGGCTCGCGGAGGAGCGGAACGTCAGCCTCGCCGTCGGCTTCAACCGGCGTCACGCGCCCGGGTACACGCAGTGCGCCGATCACCCCCGCGACCTGATCCTGATGCAGAAGAACCGCATAGGGCTGCCCGAGGACGTGCGCACGATGGTCCTCGACGACTTCATCCATGTCGTGGACACGCTGCGGTTCCTGGCGCCGGGGCCGATCGACGACGTGAGCGTGCGGGCCCGGGTCGAGGGCGGCCTGGTGCACCATGTCGTGCTGCAACTCGCCGGGGACGGCTTCACGGCGCTGGGTGTGATGAACCGGCTGAGCGGCTCGGCGGAGGAGATCCTCGAGGTCTCGGGGCAGGACACCAAACGCCAGGTGGTCAACCTCGCGGAGGTGATCGACCACAAGGGGCAGCCTTCGGTGCGGCGGCGCGGGGACTGGGTGCCGGTGGCCCGGCAGCGCGGCATCGAGCAGAGTGTGCTCGCCTTCCTCGACGCGGTGCGCGTCGGCAAGGTACTCAGCGCCCGTGACGCGCTGGCGACTCATGAACTGTGCGAGCGGGTGGTACGAGCGGTTCAGGAGCGGTCCGCCGGGTCCTGA
- the fabG gene encoding 3-oxoacyl-ACP reductase FabG codes for MSTTEQRVAVVTGAARGIGAATAVRLAAEGRAVAVIDLDEAACKDTVEKITAAGGKALAVGCDVSDEAQVEAAVARIAEELGAPTVLVNNAGVLRDNLLFKMAASDWDTVMNVHLRGAFLMAKACQKYMVDAKFGRIVNLSSSSALGNRGQANYSAAKAGLQGLTKTLAIELGKFGVTANAVAPGFIATDMTAATAERVGMGFEDFQAAAATQIPVQRVGNPDDIANAIAFFTGEAAGFVSGQVLYVAGGPLN; via the coding sequence ATGTCCACCACTGAGCAGCGCGTCGCCGTAGTCACCGGTGCCGCGCGCGGCATCGGCGCCGCGACCGCCGTACGACTGGCCGCCGAAGGCCGCGCCGTCGCGGTGATCGACCTCGACGAGGCCGCGTGCAAGGACACCGTCGAGAAGATCACCGCCGCCGGTGGCAAGGCCCTCGCGGTCGGCTGCGACGTCTCCGACGAGGCCCAGGTCGAGGCCGCGGTCGCGCGGATCGCCGAGGAGCTCGGTGCGCCGACCGTCCTGGTGAACAACGCGGGCGTGCTCCGCGACAACCTGCTGTTCAAGATGGCCGCGTCCGACTGGGACACGGTCATGAACGTGCACCTGCGCGGCGCCTTCCTGATGGCCAAGGCCTGCCAGAAGTACATGGTGGACGCCAAGTTCGGCCGGATCGTCAACCTGTCGTCGTCCTCGGCGCTCGGCAACCGCGGCCAGGCCAACTACTCCGCCGCCAAGGCCGGTCTCCAGGGCCTCACCAAGACCCTCGCCATCGAGCTCGGCAAGTTCGGCGTCACCGCCAACGCCGTCGCGCCCGGCTTCATCGCCACCGACATGACGGCGGCCACCGCCGAGCGCGTCGGCATGGGCTTCGAGGACTTCCAGGCCGCGGCCGCCACCCAGATCCCCGTGCAGCGCGTCGGCAACCCCGACGACATCGCCAACGCGATCGCCTTCTTCACCGGCGAGGCCGCCGGATTCGTCTCCGGCCAGGTCCTGTACGTGGCCGGCGGACCCCTCAACTGA
- a CDS encoding HipA family kinase, with protein MLKEVTVTRYITPLREGGSLPGLVEADDLGTYVMKFTGAGQGRKTLVAEVVCGELARRLGLRVPGLVTLGLDPVLGLGEPDQEVQELLKSSGGPNLGMDFLPGAIGFDSLAFEVSPEEAGRIVWFDALVNNVDRSWRNPNLLMWHGDLWLIDHGATMIWHHHWPGAATSAAKPYDASDHALAPFGPDIASAAAQLAPLVTEDLLAEVTSEIPDAWLADEPGFDSPDALRRAYAQPLLARAGVIEGRIKGFEGDK; from the coding sequence ATGCTGAAAGAGGTCACCGTGACCCGCTACATCACGCCGCTGCGTGAGGGCGGCTCGCTGCCGGGGCTCGTCGAGGCCGACGATCTCGGGACGTACGTCATGAAGTTCACCGGCGCGGGGCAGGGGCGCAAGACGCTCGTCGCGGAGGTCGTCTGCGGTGAACTCGCCCGTCGGCTCGGCCTGCGCGTGCCCGGCTTGGTGACACTCGGCCTCGACCCGGTCCTGGGGCTCGGGGAGCCGGACCAGGAAGTGCAGGAGCTGCTCAAGTCGAGCGGCGGACCGAACCTCGGGATGGACTTCCTCCCCGGCGCGATCGGCTTCGACTCCCTCGCCTTCGAGGTGAGCCCCGAGGAGGCCGGGCGGATCGTCTGGTTCGACGCGCTGGTCAACAACGTCGACCGTTCCTGGCGCAACCCCAATCTGCTGATGTGGCACGGCGACCTGTGGCTCATCGACCACGGCGCCACCATGATCTGGCATCACCACTGGCCGGGCGCGGCGACCTCCGCGGCCAAGCCCTACGACGCCTCCGACCACGCGCTCGCGCCCTTCGGCCCGGACATCGCCTCCGCCGCGGCCCAGCTGGCGCCGCTGGTGACCGAGGACCTGCTGGCCGAGGTGACCTCGGAGATCCCCGACGCGTGGCTGGCCGACGAACCCGGCTTCGACTCGCCGGACGCACTGCGGCGTGCCTACGCGCAGCCGCTGCTGGCACGCGCCGGCGTGATCGAGGGGCGCATCAAGGGCTTCGAGGGGGACAAGTGA
- a CDS encoding DUF3037 domain-containing protein, with product MSERDVFEYALLRVVPRVERGECFNAGVLVYCRAKSFVGVRTHLDETKLLALDPEADVTGVRAALRAVEGVCAGGKAAGQAAGDDAGRRFRWLIAPRSTVVQPGPVHTGLTADPEAETERLLQLLVR from the coding sequence GTGAGCGAGCGGGACGTCTTCGAGTACGCGCTGCTGCGTGTGGTGCCGCGGGTGGAGCGCGGCGAGTGCTTCAACGCGGGCGTACTGGTGTACTGCCGCGCCAAGTCCTTCGTCGGAGTGCGCACCCATCTGGACGAGACCAAGCTGCTCGCCCTGGACCCGGAGGCCGACGTGACCGGCGTACGGGCCGCGCTACGGGCAGTCGAGGGGGTCTGCGCGGGCGGGAAAGCGGCAGGTCAGGCCGCTGGTGACGATGCCGGGCGGCGTTTTCGCTGGCTGATCGCGCCCCGTTCGACGGTCGTGCAGCCGGGGCCCGTGCACACCGGACTCACCGCCGATCCGGAGGCGGAGACGGAGCGGTTGCTCCAGTTGCTGGTCAGGTAA
- a CDS encoding IclR family transcriptional regulator has translation MSNHTADAETTGPAVNGVQSVDRAVSVLELLAQRGEAGVSEAAAEIDVHKSTAFRLLGALEARGLVEQTAERGKYRLGFGIVRLAGAVTGRLDITQQGRQVCERLAEEIGETVNIAVMQEHYTVNLHQVRGPGAIGTHNWVGQLTPVHATSSGKVLLAHLPAQERADVLTASGMQKLTPHTLTVRTKLEKNLAEARERGYAMTLEEFEIGLHAVAAPIRARDGEVVAALSASGPAYRFTEERIHELAPVLLKGAAEISRRMGYPG, from the coding sequence ATGAGCAACCACACCGCAGACGCCGAAACAACAGGTCCCGCGGTGAACGGAGTTCAGTCCGTCGACCGTGCCGTCAGCGTCCTGGAGCTCCTCGCCCAGCGTGGCGAGGCCGGTGTCAGCGAGGCCGCCGCCGAGATCGACGTCCACAAGTCGACCGCGTTCCGCCTGCTCGGGGCGCTGGAAGCGCGCGGACTGGTCGAGCAGACGGCCGAGCGGGGCAAGTACCGGCTCGGCTTCGGGATCGTGCGGCTGGCCGGCGCGGTCACGGGCCGCCTCGACATCACACAGCAGGGCCGGCAGGTGTGCGAGCGGCTCGCCGAAGAGATCGGCGAGACCGTCAACATCGCGGTCATGCAGGAGCACTACACGGTCAACCTCCACCAGGTACGCGGCCCGGGCGCGATCGGCACGCACAACTGGGTCGGGCAACTCACCCCGGTGCACGCCACGTCGAGCGGCAAGGTCCTGCTGGCCCACCTGCCGGCGCAGGAGCGCGCCGACGTGCTCACGGCGTCCGGGATGCAGAAGCTGACGCCGCACACGCTGACCGTGAGAACGAAGCTGGAGAAGAACCTCGCCGAGGCGCGGGAGCGGGGGTACGCGATGACTCTGGAGGAGTTCGAGATCGGACTGCACGCCGTCGCCGCCCCGATCCGGGCCCGCGACGGCGAGGTCGTCGCCGCCTTGAGCGCCTCCGGCCCCGCGTACCGCTTCACCGAGGAACGCATCCACGAGCTCGCGCCCGTGCTGCTCAAGGGCGCGGCGGAGATCAGCCGCCGGATGGGCTATCCGGGCTGA